The following nucleotide sequence is from uncultured Flavobacterium sp..
GGTGGAGCAGGAGCAACCGTTATTGTTTTGATTGCTTTGATGAAATCTCACGGAATAGAATATGTTTTTGCAGCCGTCGCCCTTGGTGGTATCGTGCAAATTTGTATCGGACTTTTTAAACTGGGGAAATTTATTAGATTAGTTCCTCAGCCCGTTATGTTTGGTTTTGTAAACGGTCTGGCGGTTGTGATTTTTATGTCACAGCTGGAACAATTTAAAACTGTGGTAAACGGGCAGGTTTCCTGGTTACAAGGAACTCCTTTGTATATTATGTTGGCTTTGGTTGCGCTGACGATTACAATTGTTTTGCTTCTTCCTAAACTTACAAAAACGGTTCCAGCTTCTTTGGTGGCAATTTTAGTGGTGTTTGCGATCGTATTTTTATTTAATATTGAAACCAAAACAGTTGAAGATATCGCTTCGGTTCAAGGCGGATTTCCTCCGTTTCATATTCCTAATATTCCTCTTTCTTTCGAGTCTTTAAAAGTGATTTTTCCGTACTCTGTAATTGTTGCTGCGGTTGGTTTGACCGAAGGTTTGCTTACGCTGAATTTGGTCGATGAAATTACCGGAACCAGAGGTAATAGTAATAGAGAATGTATCGCACAGGGAAGTTCAAATATCTTAAACGGTTTCTTTTTCGGAATGGGAGGCTGCCCAATGATTGCTCAGACTCTGGTGAATCTTTCTGCCGGATCAAGAGCCCGACTTTCTGGAATAATTGCTTCTTTGACTATTTTATTAATCATACTTTTTGGAGCGCCGGTCATTGGGAAATTACCAATGGCAGCTTTGGTTGGTGTAATGATGATGGTTGCAATTACTACTTTTGAGTGGGCAAGTTTCAAAGTCATAAACAAAATGCCTAAACATGACATTTTTGTTGGAATTCTGGTTGCGGTGATTACAATTTTATTGCACAATTTAGCTTTGGCAGTTTTGATTGGTGTGATTATCTCGGCTCTGGTTTTTGCTTGGGAAAGTGCCAAAAGAATCCGTGCCCGACATTTTATTGATGAAGCAGGAGTGAAACATTACGAAATTTATGGCCCATTGTTTTTTGGTTCAATAACCGCTTTTACAGAAAAGTTTGATATTGCTAATGACCCAAATCATGTGATTATTGATTTCAAAGAAAGCCGTGTAGCAGATATGTCGGCAATTGAAGCGTTGAATAATTTGACTAAGAAATACAATCACTTAAATAAAGAAATAGAATTAAAACACCTAAGTCCGGATTGCAGAATATTACTTAAAAATGCAGATGCTGTTATTAAGGTGAATGTTATTGAGGATCCAACATACAAAGTGGTTTCGTAATTGGATAATTAGATAACGCATAATCATTATCTAATTATCTAATTGACACATTTTCTAATTTTTTAGCATGTTTTTTACCTCACTAAACTTTCCGTCAACTTCTTCAATTTGCAAACCTAAAATATGAGCAATTAAAGGATAAACAGAAACATTTTGAAACGAACCAACTTTCTTATCTACTTTAAAAGCCGGGCCTTTTGCGTAGAAAATAGCCTGCATATCTTTTCGTTTATTGTCATAACCATGAGTTCCACCTTTTACGTTTTGAGTTTTGCTATTTACTAAACTATATCCTTTTTTGGCTTCAATAACAAAATCATGAACGCGTGGATTTGTTCCAAAATGAAATCTTTTAGGAACTTCGCTTGCTTTCCAGAATTTGATATGTGGTACTTTTTTTAAAGCTTTTGCGATAGAATCCTGATAACCGGGTTTTGCTTCGAGGCTCATAATTGGGTTGATAACAGCTTTATAACCCAACCATTCCGGTTTTAGGTAATCCAGAATAGCTACTTTTTTATCATTACTGATGTCGGCCATTCCGTGATCTGAAACGATAATTAAATTAATTTGTTTTCCGATGGATAATCGATCAAGTTTAGATGATAATTGTCCCATAAGGGAATCCATTTTATGAACCATTTTTTCGTTTTCGGGAGAAAGTGGCCCAAAATCATGACCTGTATGATCTGGTTCGTCAAAATATAAAGTAATCAAATGCGGACGTTGTTTCTCAGGAAGTTCTAACCATTTTACAACAGTGTCAATTCTGTTTCCGTACGGAATTTTATCGTCGTAATTTTTATAAATTCCAGGTCTTTTTTTATCTGTATCTGATCCCGGCCAGAAGAAAGAAGCACTTTTTACACCTTGTTGTTCGGCTACATTCCAAATGGGATTTCCACCATAAAAGCGTGAATCATTTTTAGCCTTTGTAGATAAAGAAAAAGATTCCTTTAAAGCCGAATCATAAAAAACATTATTTATAATTCCGTGATGATCCGGATAAAGCCCGGTCACGATCGCATAATGATTTGGAAAAGTTTTACTTGGGTAAGAGGGGCGCATAGATTTAGCATGAACACCTTCTTTGGCTATTTTATTTAGATTTTGAAGTTTAAAATGTTTGGCATAATCCCAACGAAAACCATCCATAGAAACTAAAACTACATAAGTGTCTTTATTAGATTGAGAATATGAAAAAACGGTAAGAAGTAAGAATGTAAAAAATAATAAGTGAGCTGTAAATTTTCTCATTTTGAAATTTTAATAGAACTGCAAATTTACTGATAAACGATTTTTAAATGAAAAAGAGAATGTTAAACAATTATAAATAAAAAAAGGTTGCCACGAATTTGCTTCGCCTATTCGCTATCGCTCGAGTCACAAATTAACACTAATTTTTATCCGCAAAGATTAGAAAAAATAATTCGTGAAAATTTGTGCAATTCGTGGCAAAAAAATAATCTTTTTAATCCGTGCAATCTGTGGCAAAAAAAAACGCCAAATAAAAATCTGGCGTTTTAAGTTTTAAGAAAAGAACGATTACATCATTCCTGGCATACCGCCACCCATTGGCATTCCGCCAGCGCTTTCTTCTTTAATATCAATTAATGCACACTCTGTAGTTAAGATCATTCCTGCAACAGAAGCAGCATTTTCTAATGCAACACGAGTTACTTTTTTAGGATCAATAATTCCAGCTTTAAGCATATCTACATATTCGTCAGTTTTTGCATTGTATCCAAAATCACCAGAACCTTCACCAACTTTTGCTACAATTACAGAACCTTCAAGACCTGCATTTTCAACAATAGTTCTTAATGGAGATTCAATAGCACGGGCTACAATATGAATTCCGGTTGCTTCGTCAGCGTTGTCAGCTTTTAATGAAGCTAAAGCAGCTTTTGCTCTTAATAAAGCAACACCACCACCAGCAACAATTCCTTCTTCAACAGCTGCACGAGTTGCGTGTAAAGCATCATCAACTCTGTCTTTTTTCTCTTTCATTTCAACTTCAGATGCAGCACCAACATAAAGAACAGCAACACCGCCAGCTAATTTAGCTAAACGCTCTTGCAATTTTTCTTTATCATAATCAGATGTAGTAGTTTCCATCTGACCTTTAATTTGGTTTACTCTGTTTTTGATGATATCAGCTTCACCAGCACCACTTACAATTGTAGTGTTGTCTTTATCGATAGAAACTCTTTTTGCAGTTCCTAACATTTCGATAGTTGTATTTTCAAGAGTATATCCTCTTTCTTCAGAAATTACAGTTCCACCAGTTAAGATTGCGATATCTTCTAACATTGCTTTTCTTCTGTCTCCAAAACCTGGAGCTTTTACAGCAGCAATTTTAAGAGCACCTCTTAATTTGTTTACTACAAGAGTTGAAAGAGCTTCTCCGTCAACATCCTCAGCAATAATTAATAATGGTTTTCCTGATTGTGCAACTGGTTCTAAAACCGGTAATAATTCTTTTAAAGAAGAAACTTTTTTGTCGTATAATAAGATGTATGGAGAGTCTAATTCAACTTCCATTTTCTCTGGGTTTGTTACGAAGTAAGGAGAAAGATATCCTCTGTCAAACTGCATACCTTCAACAACATCCACGAAAGTGTCAGTTCCTTTAGCTTCTTCAACAGTAATAACACCTTCTTTTCCTACTTTAGCGAAAGCAGTAGCGATTAATTCACCAATAACTTCGTCGTTATTTGCAGAGATAGAAGCAATTTGTTTGATTTTATCAGAATCACTTCCAACCACTTTAGCTTGTTTAGCCAAGTCAGCAACGATAGCTTCAACAGCTTTATCGATACCACGTTTCAAATCCATTGGATTTGCTCCCGCAGCTACGTTTTTCAAACCTTCTTTTACGATTGCCTGAGCTAAAACTGTAGCAGTTGTAGTTCCGTCACCCGCTAAATCATTAGTTTTAGAAGCAACTTCTTTAACCATTTGCGCACCCATATTTTCTAATGGGTCTTTTAATTCGATTTCTTTTGCAACAGAAACACCATCTTTAGTAACCGTTGGTCCACCAAATGATTTACCAATAATTACGTTACGACCTTTTGGTCCCAGAGTTACTTTTACAGCATTTGCTAATGCATCAACACCACGTTTTAATCCGTCACGTGCTTCAATATCAAATTTTATATCTTTTGCCATTTTAATTTTTGCTTTAGGCAGTAGGCTTTAGGCTTTAAGCTTTTTTTCTACTGCGAAATTAGTATTTGTTTTTTGTTGTTTTGCTTTAGGTAGTAAGCTTTACATTTTGTTGAAGCCTATAGCTTATTGCTTACAGCCTATTGCTGAACTAATATTTGTTTTAATTTGTAAATTTTGCTTTTTATGCTGTTGATTTTTTCTATATGATTTTCGGCAATTTCAGTATTAAGGTATTGCAAATCTTTAGCTAAAATCAAAAGATATTCTGTTTCATTGGCAGAACCTAAAGCTATATTGAGAAATTGATTAAATTCTTTGTCACTATTTCTTCCGCATCCTTCGCTAATATTAGTTGGAATTGATGAAGAAGCTCTTCTAATTTGACTTGTCAATCCATATAATTCTTCTTTTGGAAACGTAGAAGTCATTTTATAGATTTCTAAAGTAAAAGAATGACTTAGTTGCCAAATATCATATTTTTTAAAATCTCTCATTTTTGTTGGCTTTAAGCTTTAGGCAGTAGGCTATAGGCTTTTATTGAAGCTTATAGCTTAAAGCTTACGGCTTACAGCAATTTAGATTATTGCTAAGATATCATCCTCACGCATGATCAAATAATCAGTTCCCTCTAATTTCAATTCTGTTCCGGCATATTTACCATACAAAACTGTATCACCAACTTTTACAGTCATAGTATGATCTTTAGATCCGTTTCCAACAGCTACAACAGTTCCTTTTTGTGGTTTTTCTTTGGCAGTATCTGGAATAAAAATACCTGAAGCAGTTTTAGTCTCAGCTGCAACAGGTTCAATAAGTACGCGGTCTGAAAGCGGTTTAATGTTTAAAGCCATGATTTTATATTATATTAAGTTATACGTTTTTTAATGTTCTGTAAACTTTCAGAAATTGTGCCATGCTCTTAAAACTGACATTATTTCTTAAAAAAAATGCCAGCTTTGACAGGCTGGCATTTTATATTTATTTCAAAATTATTATTTTGCTGCAGGTGCTGCCGGAGCAGGAGTTTGTTGAGCTGGTGCAGCTGGTGTGTTAGCAGCAGGAGCTTCAGTTTTTTCAATAATTTTAGAGTCATTATCACTTAATGATCCTGAAAAGCTTAAGCTAGAAAGTAAAATTAAAGCAATCAAAATAGTAGCTAGTGTCCAGGTACTTTTATCTAAAAAGTCAGTTGTTTTTTGTACTCCACCTAACATTTGAGTTCCGCTGATAGTAGACGACAATCCGCCTCCTTTAGGGTTTTGAACCATGATTACTACGATCAATAGAAAACAAACTATTGTGATTAAAACTAAAAAAATTGAAAATGTGCTCATTGCTTAATTATTATTGTTATTTTGTTGTAAAATCTTTATATCCGAAATACGGTCTGCAAAGAAACTAATTTTTTCTGGATATTTCAAAATTAATATTTCATATGCCTGTATTGCTTTTGTATATTTCTTTTGTTCCAAATATACTCTGGCTAAAGTCTCTGTCATTAAGTAGGAATTATCCTCTTGGTTTATGTCAAACTGTACTGTTGTGTTTATAGCAACTTGCTTTATAGGAGAAATTTTCGGGTTAGTCTCAATAAACTTATCGATTATTTCGGCTTTTTTCTTTTTCTCTTCGTCAATTACTTCGACTACAGCTTTTGATTCAACAGTTTTTGATTCAACAGTTTTTTCAATTTGTTTTACCTCTTCGGGAGCTTTTGGTGCTTCTTCTGTTCTGTCGATAGGTTCAGTTCTTGCTAATTGCAGCCATTCCTGAAAAGAGTGTTTTTCGTTAACAGAAAAATCTAATGGTTTTCCTATTTCCAGATTTTCTTCTGCAGTTTTTACCGTTTCTGAAACTTCGACTTCTTTAGGTTCTTCAATTTCTTTTGATTCTTCAAAAACTACTGTTGAAGCTTCTTTAATAGAATTTAAGATTGGTTTCTCAATTGTATCAATTTGAACTTCGGGAATTTCATCATCAACTGTTTCATCAAAGAAGGTTGAAGTTGCGATTTTAACCGGCGTTTCAATAATAGGATCAACAATAGGATCAACTTTTGGTTCGTCAACTTTTATTGGTTCGTCAAAAGTTGCTGTTGTAACTTCTTTAAAAGAATCTAAAATTGATGACTCACTAATTGGCTCAACTTTAAATTCCTCTATTTTTTGAGGTTCTTCAAAAGTAGCTGTCGTTACTTCTTTAAAAGAATCTAAAATTGATTGCTCACTAAGCAGTTCGGTTTTAATCTCTTCTATTTTTTGAGGTTCTTCAAAAGTTGCTGTTGTAACTTCTTTAAAAGAATCTAAAATTGATAGTTCACTAACTGGCTCGATTTTAATCTCTTCTATTTTTTGAGGCTCTTCAAAAGTTATCGTTGTAACTTCTTTAAAAGAATCTAAAATAGATTGTTCAATAACAGGCTCAGCTTTTGGTTCTTCGATTATTGAAGGTTTTTCAAAAGTAACAGTTGTTGCTTCTTTAATAGAGTCTAAAATTGATTTCTCGATTGGATCAATACGAACTTCTGCTAATTTCTTCTTTTCTTCAGCTAATACAATTTCGCTGTCGAAAACGGTTATATTTAAAAGATCCTTCAGCTTTTGATCGTAATATTCGCTTTGGATAGAAGTAAAAGTTTCTGATGTTATAAAATCAAACAAAACAGAACGATCAGTTGTATGAGCGGCTGCGACTTTTAAAGCATAATTATACTTAAAGCTGTTTTGATCATAAAGTCCTTTTAATCGCAATGCACGCGCACTTTGAAAATATGGGAATTCGTTCAAAACACTTCCTAATGCATCCGCTTGCTTTTCTGTAATAGCATCGGGTTTGTTCATTAAGTAGGTATAATCAGTTACGTTCATTATGTATTGTTTAATCGTTTTATTGTTTAACCGTTTATTTGTTTAATTGTTCGAATCGATTTAACGATTTACCAATTAAAAAAAAAAATTACCATTTTGCGAGTGACTCATTAAAGACATCCTGAGTAATTCTCTCAAAAATAACTTTTAAAGCCTCATTTAAAATAGCTCCTGTAGGTAAATTTCCCCCGGGAAAGTCATAGTAAAACTCAAATGACTTTTCAAAATCGTCAGTTTCTTTCTTTTTATTGGTAAACCTAACTTGTACACGAATTGATAAACGGTTTTGTGCCGCAGGATGCTCTGGATCTGCAGTTGCCGTCATAGGAGTTGTTCTGTAATCTACAATTTCTCCTTCATAAACTAAATCTCCACCGCTGCTAACTAAGTTTAAGTTGGTTTGACCCATGATTAAATCCTGCAGCGCCAATGTAAATTGTCTGTCGATTCCAGGTTCAACCAAATCAGCATTATTCTGAAAGAAGTTAACCTGAAAAGTTTTAGCATCAATTTTTCCTGTTCCTGTAAAATTGTAAACATTGCAACCGCTGAAAGTTGTCGCAATTAATAGAATTAAAAGATATTTTAAGTTTTTCATTTTTATTTTAAGGATTGCTACGTCAGTTTGCTAACGCTTGGGTCAAAGATATTCATTTTGGTCGAAAACTTTTTTGAGTTTTCGTGTCTTTGTGACAAAACTACAAATCAAATTGTTTAATTTT
It contains:
- a CDS encoding LptE family protein, with protein sequence MKNLKYLLILLIATTFSGCNVYNFTGTGKIDAKTFQVNFFQNNADLVEPGIDRQFTLALQDLIMGQTNLNLVSSGGDLVYEGEIVDYRTTPMTATADPEHPAAQNRLSIRVQVRFTNKKKETDDFEKSFEFYYDFPGGNLPTGAILNEALKVIFERITQDVFNESLAKW
- a CDS encoding co-chaperone GroES; the encoded protein is MALNIKPLSDRVLIEPVAAETKTASGIFIPDTAKEKPQKGTVVAVGNGSKDHTMTVKVGDTVLYGKYAGTELKLEGTDYLIMREDDILAII
- the groL gene encoding chaperonin GroEL (60 kDa chaperone family; promotes refolding of misfolded polypeptides especially under stressful conditions; forms two stacked rings of heptamers to form a barrel-shaped 14mer; ends can be capped by GroES; misfolded proteins enter the barrel where they are refolded when GroES binds), which gives rise to MAKDIKFDIEARDGLKRGVDALANAVKVTLGPKGRNVIIGKSFGGPTVTKDGVSVAKEIELKDPLENMGAQMVKEVASKTNDLAGDGTTTATVLAQAIVKEGLKNVAAGANPMDLKRGIDKAVEAIVADLAKQAKVVGSDSDKIKQIASISANNDEVIGELIATAFAKVGKEGVITVEEAKGTDTFVDVVEGMQFDRGYLSPYFVTNPEKMEVELDSPYILLYDKKVSSLKELLPVLEPVAQSGKPLLIIAEDVDGEALSTLVVNKLRGALKIAAVKAPGFGDRRKAMLEDIAILTGGTVISEERGYTLENTTIEMLGTAKRVSIDKDNTTIVSGAGEADIIKNRVNQIKGQMETTTSDYDKEKLQERLAKLAGGVAVLYVGAASEVEMKEKKDRVDDALHATRAAVEEGIVAGGGVALLRAKAALASLKADNADEATGIHIVARAIESPLRTIVENAGLEGSVIVAKVGEGSGDFGYNAKTDEYVDMLKAGIIDPKKVTRVALENAASVAGMILTTECALIDIKEESAGGMPMGGGMPGMM
- a CDS encoding ectonucleotide pyrophosphatase/phosphodiesterase gives rise to the protein MRKFTAHLLFFTFLLLTVFSYSQSNKDTYVVLVSMDGFRWDYAKHFKLQNLNKIAKEGVHAKSMRPSYPSKTFPNHYAIVTGLYPDHHGIINNVFYDSALKESFSLSTKAKNDSRFYGGNPIWNVAEQQGVKSASFFWPGSDTDKKRPGIYKNYDDKIPYGNRIDTVVKWLELPEKQRPHLITLYFDEPDHTGHDFGPLSPENEKMVHKMDSLMGQLSSKLDRLSIGKQINLIIVSDHGMADISNDKKVAILDYLKPEWLGYKAVINPIMSLEAKPGYQDSIAKALKKVPHIKFWKASEVPKRFHFGTNPRVHDFVIEAKKGYSLVNSKTQNVKGGTHGYDNKRKDMQAIFYAKGPAFKVDKKVGSFQNVSVYPLIAHILGLQIEEVDGKFSEVKNMLKN
- a CDS encoding tetratricopeptide repeat protein; translation: MNVTDYTYLMNKPDAITEKQADALGSVLNEFPYFQSARALRLKGLYDQNSFKYNYALKVAAAHTTDRSVLFDFITSETFTSIQSEYYDQKLKDLLNITVFDSEIVLAEEKKKLAEVRIDPIEKSILDSIKEATTVTFEKPSIIEEPKAEPVIEQSILDSFKEVTTITFEEPQKIEEIKIEPVSELSILDSFKEVTTATFEEPQKIEEIKTELLSEQSILDSFKEVTTATFEEPQKIEEFKVEPISESSILDSFKEVTTATFDEPIKVDEPKVDPIVDPIIETPVKIATSTFFDETVDDEIPEVQIDTIEKPILNSIKEASTVVFEESKEIEEPKEVEVSETVKTAEENLEIGKPLDFSVNEKHSFQEWLQLARTEPIDRTEEAPKAPEEVKQIEKTVESKTVESKAVVEVIDEEKKKKAEIIDKFIETNPKISPIKQVAINTTVQFDINQEDNSYLMTETLARVYLEQKKYTKAIQAYEILILKYPEKISFFADRISDIKILQQNNNNN
- a CDS encoding four helix bundle protein — its product is MRDFKKYDIWQLSHSFTLEIYKMTSTFPKEELYGLTSQIRRASSSIPTNISEGCGRNSDKEFNQFLNIALGSANETEYLLILAKDLQYLNTEIAENHIEKINSIKSKIYKLKQILVQQ
- the secG gene encoding preprotein translocase subunit SecG, which produces MSTFSIFLVLITIVCFLLIVVIMVQNPKGGGLSSTISGTQMLGGVQKTTDFLDKSTWTLATILIALILLSSLSFSGSLSDNDSKIIEKTEAPAANTPAAPAQQTPAPAAPAAK
- a CDS encoding SulP family inorganic anion transporter; the protein is MKKAFQLFDFTQKVNYKNEILAGLTVAMTMIPESLSFAILAGFPPLVGLYAAFIAGLVTAIFGGRPGMISGGAGATVIVLIALMKSHGIEYVFAAVALGGIVQICIGLFKLGKFIRLVPQPVMFGFVNGLAVVIFMSQLEQFKTVVNGQVSWLQGTPLYIMLALVALTITIVLLLPKLTKTVPASLVAILVVFAIVFLFNIETKTVEDIASVQGGFPPFHIPNIPLSFESLKVIFPYSVIVAAVGLTEGLLTLNLVDEITGTRGNSNRECIAQGSSNILNGFFFGMGGCPMIAQTLVNLSAGSRARLSGIIASLTILLIILFGAPVIGKLPMAALVGVMMMVAITTFEWASFKVINKMPKHDIFVGILVAVITILLHNLALAVLIGVIISALVFAWESAKRIRARHFIDEAGVKHYEIYGPLFFGSITAFTEKFDIANDPNHVIIDFKESRVADMSAIEALNNLTKKYNHLNKEIELKHLSPDCRILLKNADAVIKVNVIEDPTYKVVS